The Pseudopipra pipra isolate bDixPip1 chromosome 6, bDixPip1.hap1, whole genome shotgun sequence genome includes a region encoding these proteins:
- the LOC135416564 gene encoding proline-rich protein 2-like — protein MQAQKQSSTSANGGAEGLAAPGGGGGENRLEIPPPRPARKSPSGSPAETPQGGGEDRPPLPPPSSPSLRGALVPPRCQARRASRRSPRPEVSSCSSQRIPRPPRPVRGDAECPCAPGGGGTPRTPVAAALPPPRKDTALAGKHHPPPAAPLPPPPPPTAAAASPRAARGQPRQRVRPRSGDGGGRRPHVRPAWRRDPAEGGREGERGPGRLARSCVREEEPAAGSLRGAAL, from the exons ATGCAGGCACAGAAACAATCCAGTACGAGCGCAA ATGGCGGCGCCGAGGGGCTAGCGGCAccggggggaggcggcggggagAACCGTCTGGAGATCCCTCCGCCGCGCCCCGCGAGAAAGAGTCCCTCGGGCTCCCCCGCAGAGACCCCGCAGGGTGGCGGCGAGGACCGGCCGccgcttcctcctccttcttctccttccctgcgGGGAGCCCTCGTTCCGCCGCGCTGCCAAGCCAGGCGGGCGTCGCGCCGGTCGCCGCGCCCCGAAGTTTCTTCTTGTTCCTCCCAGCGGATCCCGCGACCTCCTCGCCCCGTCCGGGGAGACGCCGAGTGCCCCTGCGCTCCCGGCGGCGGAGGGACACCGCGGACACCCGTCGCCGCTGCACTCCCGCCGCCGCGGAAGGATACAGCTCTCGCAGGGAAACACCACCCGCCCCCagccgcgccgctcccgccgccgcctcctcccaccgccgccgccgcctcaccgcgggcggcgcgggggcagCCGAGGCAGCGCGTCCGGCCGCGGAGCGGGGACGGCGGCGGCCGCAGGCCCCATGTCCGCCCTGCGTGGCGGAGGGATCCcgctgagggagggagggagggagaacgAGGCCCGGGTCGCCTCGCACGGTCGTGTGTGCGGGAAGAAGAGCCGGCCGCGGGATCCCTCCGCGGAGCTGCCCTTTAA